One window of candidate division WOR-3 bacterium genomic DNA carries:
- a CDS encoding RsmB/NOP family class I SAM-dependent RNA methyltransferase, which yields MNILNIYSRYEKIIPDFKEFTDFLNKPQRISVRLNTLKAKKEVILSLLKDFNLKPLNFLNDAYVIETGHGIGNHFTHQLGFIYVQEIASMIPVVVLEPKPDDVVLDLCASPGSKTTQIAQLMGNKGLIVANEIDYKRVSSLIHNVKKCGLLNEVLISIPGEKVGDVLPNYFDKILIDAPCSAEGTIRKSKKVLYHWGIKNIQKMARIQKGLIVSAFRALKPGGTMVYSTCTIAPEENEGVIDYLLKKFPEAEILSINIPHFKFREGVLSWEKEHFDIRVKNCVRILPQDNDTAPFFIARITKRGVPQLRPGYHGKIEYQNKVIELFSRQYDITNIRFNDYAVFQRQDKYFISTPEAYAFIEISGIRKGLEVGRIYGTSLKPDNDFVQIFGPGAKKNAVEVKEWELKKILRGESIKRPNSFDEFVIITYKNIPLSVGHANKDEIKSTVKPSRRIKE from the coding sequence ATGAATATTCTAAATATTTATTCAAGATATGAAAAAATAATCCCGGATTTTAAGGAATTTACCGATTTTTTGAACAAACCCCAGAGAATATCGGTCAGATTGAATACTTTGAAGGCTAAGAAAGAAGTCATTCTTAGTTTATTAAAAGATTTTAACCTTAAACCATTAAATTTTTTAAATGATGCCTATGTGATAGAAACTGGCCATGGTATTGGGAATCACTTCACCCATCAGCTGGGTTTCATATATGTCCAGGAAATTGCTTCTATGATTCCGGTAGTTGTCCTTGAACCGAAACCAGATGATGTAGTCCTTGACCTTTGTGCCTCACCCGGTTCAAAAACGACACAGATTGCACAATTAATGGGTAATAAAGGTTTAATCGTTGCCAATGAGATTGATTATAAAAGGGTTTCAAGTCTAATACATAATGTAAAAAAATGTGGTCTATTGAATGAAGTTTTGATTTCAATCCCCGGAGAGAAGGTTGGAGATGTCCTGCCCAATTATTTTGATAAGATACTCATTGATGCCCCCTGTTCTGCAGAGGGAACGATAAGAAAGTCAAAAAAGGTTTTATATCACTGGGGTATTAAAAATATCCAGAAAATGGCACGAATTCAGAAAGGATTGATTGTTTCTGCATTCAGGGCATTAAAACCGGGTGGAACTATGGTCTATTCTACCTGCACGATTGCACCCGAAGAAAACGAAGGGGTGATTGATTATCTTTTAAAAAAATTCCCGGAGGCTGAAATACTGTCCATAAACATCCCACATTTCAAATTTCGTGAAGGTGTATTATCCTGGGAAAAAGAGCATTTTGATATAAGGGTTAAGAACTGCGTTAGAATTTTACCCCAGGACAATGATACTGCACCATTCTTTATTGCCCGAATAACCAAACGGGGTGTACCACAATTAAGACCCGGCTATCATGGAAAGATTGAATATCAAAATAAAGTTATTGAATTATTTTCAAGGCAATATGATATAACGAATATTAGGTTCAATGACTATGCTGTTTTTCAGAGACAGGATAAATATTTTATTTCAACCCCCGAAGCCTATGCCTTCATTGAGATATCAGGGATAAGGAAAGGACTTGAAGTTGGTAGGATTTATGGCACAAGTCTCAAACCAGACAATGATTTTGTTCAGATATTCGGACCTGGTGCAAAGAAGAATGCTGTTGAAGTCAAAGAATGGGAACTGAAAAAAATATTGCGGGGTGAGAGTATAAAAAGGCCGAACAGTTTTGATGAGTTTGTGATAATCACATATAAGAATATACCGCTGAGTGTCGGACATGCAAATAAAGATGAAATAAAATCCACTGTGAAGCCATCAAGAAGAATAAAAGAATAA
- a CDS encoding ATP-binding protein has protein sequence MEKNKLAFLRFILILTTILVMTYSKKGLHFGEPGYTVALIYFIISLIFSRLPEKIIGRPWFSFLSFLFDIIIISLAIYLTEGVQTDFYLIYFLAIFISSVSQSVNGSIFISIVASVIYAWLIHREYPDISFLDSRFLIRIPFLFVISLVSSYWAESTRRELRKKEELEKFNIELKKEVERITAREVELRLYNERIINSVASGIMVVKKDGVITTLNPEAERVFGYKKEELLEFNIKSISGTENLWQKIEQAIKTGKPIIRDEVEILNKNGDIIPIGFNISLLETQNKEISGCVLIFKDLSEIRKLEEKVKQNERLSYLGKMASWVAHEIRNPLTSIDGFAQLLMNASDKDKIKMYIEEIRKGTQRINHIIDDILTFARSRKMEFKKVDLKDLMNEIIKTINVKAIFEENGESIVQGEEESLRRLFVNLITNSVEAMEESGLIRIKFEKQNDYLITHVIDNGKGIDEKDLKNIFTPFFTTKPRGTGLGLAIVKKIVDDHKGKIEIQSKLGQGTKISIYLPVWKEV, from the coding sequence ATGGAAAAAAATAAACTCGCCTTCCTTAGATTCATTTTGATACTAACGACGATACTGGTGATGACTTATTCAAAGAAAGGACTCCATTTTGGAGAACCCGGGTATACAGTAGCCCTAATTTATTTTATAATCAGTCTTATTTTTAGCCGACTGCCTGAGAAAATTATAGGTAGACCCTGGTTTTCATTTTTATCATTTTTATTTGACATCATCATAATCTCACTTGCGATATATTTGACCGAAGGAGTTCAGACCGATTTTTATCTAATTTATTTTCTTGCAATATTTATATCCTCAGTGAGTCAGAGTGTGAACGGTAGTATTTTTATTTCAATCGTTGCCAGTGTTATCTACGCCTGGCTTATTCATCGCGAATACCCTGATATTTCTTTTCTGGACTCAAGATTTTTAATTAGAATACCATTTTTATTTGTAATATCACTGGTGAGTAGTTACTGGGCAGAATCTACCCGAAGGGAATTGAGAAAAAAAGAAGAACTTGAAAAATTCAATATTGAATTAAAAAAGGAAGTGGAACGGATAACCGCGCGTGAGGTTGAATTAAGACTATATAACGAAAGGATTATAAATAGTGTGGCAAGCGGAATAATGGTGGTAAAAAAGGATGGTGTGATTACCACATTAAATCCTGAGGCGGAAAGGGTATTTGGTTACAAAAAAGAAGAACTGCTTGAGTTTAATATAAAAAGTATCAGTGGCACAGAAAATTTATGGCAAAAAATTGAACAGGCAATAAAAACAGGAAAACCAATAATTCGTGATGAGGTAGAAATTTTAAATAAAAATGGTGATATTATCCCTATCGGTTTTAATATTTCATTACTTGAAACACAGAACAAAGAAATATCAGGTTGCGTGCTCATATTCAAGGACTTATCTGAAATTAGAAAACTTGAAGAAAAGGTAAAACAAAACGAAAGACTTTCTTATCTCGGTAAGATGGCAAGCTGGGTAGCCCATGAGATTCGCAATCCCTTGACCTCCATTGATGGCTTCGCCCAATTGTTGATGAATGCCAGCGATAAAGATAAGATTAAAATGTATATTGAAGAGATTCGCAAAGGCACCCAACGGATAAATCATATCATTGATGATATTCTCACTTTTGCCCGTTCCAGAAAAATGGAATTTAAAAAGGTAGATTTAAAAGACTTAATGAACGAGATAATAAAAACCATAAATGTAAAAGCAATATTTGAAGAAAATGGTGAATCAATTGTTCAGGGTGAAGAAGAATCACTTCGTCGTCTTTTTGTTAATCTTATAACAAACAGCGTAGAGGCAATGGAGGAAAGTGGTTTGATAAGGATTAAATTTGAAAAACAGAACGATTATTTAATTACCCATGTCATTGATAATGGCAAAGGCATTGATGAAAAAGATTTAAAAAATATCTTCACACCATTTTTTACAACCAAACCCAGAGGCACTGGGTTGGGACTGGCGATTGTAAAAAAAATTGTTGATGACCATAAAGGTAAGATTGAAATACAGAGTAAACTCGGACAGGGGACAAAGATATCAATCTATCTTCCTGTCTGGAAGGAGGTTTAG
- a CDS encoding response regulator produces MKKKILVLDDEEPIRVLLKEVLNDDYEVVLCDNGKEAIKHITKEKFDLLITDIKMPGTHGFEVIERIRERNKDIPIVICSAYKLLEDDIVVKTSGVAAFITKPIEIKELKAKVFELIGV; encoded by the coding sequence ATGAAGAAAAAAATACTTGTTTTGGATGATGAAGAGCCAATAAGAGTTTTATTAAAAGAGGTATTAAACGATGATTATGAAGTTGTATTATGCGATAACGGAAAAGAGGCGATAAAACACATAACCAAAGAAAAGTTTGACCTGCTCATTACCGATATCAAAATGCCTGGAACACACGGGTTTGAGGTAATTGAACGAATAAGGGAAAGAAATAAAGATATACCAATAGTGATATGTTCAGCCTATAAACTACTTGAAGATGATATTGTCGTTAAAACTTCTGGAGTGGCCGCATTTATAACAAAACCAATTGAAATTAAAGAGCTAAAAGCAAAGGTTTTTGAATTGATAGGGGTATAA